One segment of Clostridium ljungdahlii DSM 13528 DNA contains the following:
- the ytxC gene encoding putative sporulation protein YtxC, with protein MVYSKERECIIQGIRDLKEYFKNKNVLIGIYENIEKGTHFLKVFCDGEINNKLMNIFNMCVSNIIYNILVDEFYEKDAMLFLSDTYFFLKYEDLEKIGEKSMEVLKGRSTIIDENSIYCINKKNDILNKISDCMAENKEINVDGFITFRRKEIFNDLEVIVDKVVEKYMVEKEYDEFIKLLKYFVDIQESKIDYVNIIIDNDGSYIIKNKKGEEITDNFFRDLTELRYGNDTYSDDVLISALITNSPEKIVIHCVENCKNTELIDTIKKVFTHKVQFCNNCGICKTIKNSLNRV; from the coding sequence ATGGTATATAGTAAAGAAAGAGAGTGTATAATCCAGGGAATAAGAGATTTAAAAGAATATTTTAAAAATAAAAATGTGCTCATTGGAATATATGAAAATATTGAAAAAGGTACTCACTTCCTTAAGGTATTTTGTGACGGGGAAATTAACAATAAACTTATGAATATATTTAATATGTGTGTTTCAAATATAATTTATAACATATTGGTAGATGAATTTTATGAAAAAGATGCTATGCTTTTTTTATCAGATACGTATTTCTTTTTAAAATATGAAGATTTAGAGAAAATTGGAGAAAAGAGCATGGAAGTGTTAAAGGGAAGAAGCACAATTATAGATGAAAACTCCATTTATTGTATAAATAAAAAGAACGATATCTTGAATAAAATATCAGATTGTATGGCTGAAAATAAGGAAATAAATGTAGATGGTTTCATAACTTTTAGGAGAAAAGAGATTTTTAATGATTTAGAAGTTATAGTTGATAAAGTAGTGGAAAAATATATGGTAGAAAAAGAATACGATGAATTTATAAAGCTTTTAAAGTATTTTGTGGATATCCAAGAGAGCAAAATAGATTATGTGAATATAATTATTGATAATGATGGAAGCTATATTATAAAAAATAAAAAGGGAGAAGAAATAACAGATAATTTTTTTAGAGATTTAACGGAATTAAGATATGGAAATGATACTTATTCTGATGATGTTTTAATAAGTGCACTTATAACTAATTCACCTGAAAAAATAGTTATTCACTGCGTGGAAAATTGTAAAAATACAGAACTTATTGATACTATTAAAAAAGTGTTTACTCATAAAGTACAATTTTGTAATAATTGTGGTATTTGCAAAACTATAAAAAATAGTTTAAATAGGGTGTAG